A genomic region of Arachis hypogaea cultivar Tifrunner chromosome 5, arahy.Tifrunner.gnm2.J5K5, whole genome shotgun sequence contains the following coding sequences:
- the LOC112801619 gene encoding probable apyrase 6 isoform X1 has translation MRRSNARNRVASNSNSDNNSKKMMDPAMKLQLRSATTTTTSSPSRPSLFPRHIPKPSTTTTSKSRFACIATLLLTLLLLLTYKIISSKSSPSSSYSSSHQRVRYGIILDGGSTGTRIHVLRSGGGGGIKERELLDLGSMRVNPGLSSFAKDPEGAGRSVSELVEFGKGKVPREKWAHTEIRLMATAGMRLLGPEAQGRILEACRRVLRSSGFKFRDDWASVITGSDEGIYAWVVANYALGTLGGDPLDTTGIIELGGASAQVTFVSRELTQSGSSHIVKFGNTTYNLYSHSFLHYGLNVAHDSWREALVSKDFNMASQSLQEGLRIDPCTPTGYLHNVESWKFSPSSGSDQSQYQPTVQTKGNFSECRSAALMLLQRGKDKCTHQHCDLGSNFIPHLQGRFLATENFFHTSKFFGLGSKAYLSELMSAGQNYCGEDWLRLKKKYISHDEEDLLRYCFSSAYIVAMLHDSLGIALNDERIKVANKVGDIPLDWALGAFILQTTTATDADVQNNHSWGAATIFSDESPTLLSVIGIFIILLLTAWSISRWRKPQLKTIYDLEKGRYIITRVGR, from the exons ATGCGACGATCGAATGCACGAAATCGGGTCGCCTCAAATTCCAACAGCGACAATAACAGCAAAAAGATGATGGATCCGGCAATGAAGCTCCAGCTCCGTTCCGCAACCACCACCACAACCTCCTCCCCCAGCCGCCCCAGCCTCTTCCCGCGCCACATCCCCAAACCCTCCACAACCACCACCTCAAAATCACGATTCGCCTGCATCGCAACCCTCCTTTTAACCCTCCTCTTGCTCCTTACCTACAAAATCATTTCCTCAaaatcatcaccatcatcttCTTATTCCTCTTCCCACCAACGGGTGCGCTATGGTATAATCCTAGACGGTGGGAGCACGGGTACGCGGATCCACGTGTTGCGTAGTGGCGGCGGCGGTGGTATTAAGGAGAGGGAGTTGTTGGATTTGGGGTCGATGAGGGTGAACCCTGGGTTGTCGTCGTTCGCGAAGGATCCAGAAGGTGCAGGGAGGTCCGTTTCGGAACTTGTGGAGTTCGGGAAGGGGAAGGTTCCCAGGGAGAAGTGGGCCCACACCGAGATTAGGCTCATGGCCACCGCTGGGATGAGGTTGTTGGGCCCTGAGGCCCAAGGGAGGATATTGGAGGCTTGTAGGAGGGTCCTCCGTAGCTCCGGTTTCAAGTTTAGGGACGATTGGGCCTCTGTCATAACAG GCTCTGATGAAGGAATCTATGCTTGGGTTGTTGCTAATTATGCACTTGGCACTCTTGGAGGTGATCCCTTGGATACAACTGGGATTATTGAACTTGGTGGGGCATCTGCTCAG GTGACCTTTGTATCTAGAGAACTGACACAATCTGGGTCCTCACACATTGTTAAATTTGGGAACACCACTTACAATCTTTACAGCCACAGCTTTCTACATTATGGCCTG AATGTTGCTCATGACTCATGGAGAGAAGCACTTGTATCAAAAGATTTTAACATGG CTTCTCAATCTCTTCAGGAGGGGTTGCGAATAGATCCTTGTACACCTACTGGGTACTTGCATAATGTTGAGTCATGGAAGTTCTCTCCTAGCTCAGGGAGTGATCAAAGCCAATATCAGCCAACTGTTCAAACGAAAGGGAACTTTTCAGAGTGCAGATCTGCAGCATTGATGCTATTACAAAGAGGAAAAG ATAAGTGTACCCATCAGCATTGTGACTTAGGATCAAATTTCATACCTCACCTTCAAGGGAGATTCTTGGCCACAGAAAATTTCTTTCACACCTCAAAG TTTTTTGGATTGGGGTCAAAGGCATATCTGTCCGAATTGATGAGTGCTGGGCAAAATTACTGTGGGGAGGATTGGTTAAGGCTAAAGAAAAAATACATTTCCCATGATGAGGAAGATTTACTTCGATATTGCTTCTCTTCAGCATACATTGTTGCTATGCTTCATGACAGTCTTGGCATTGCTTTGAATGATGAAAG GATCAAGGTTGCTAATAAGGTTGGAGATATTCCCCTTGATTGGGCTTTGGGAGCTTTTATTCTCCAAACCACCACTGCCACTGATGCGGACGTACAGAACAATCATAGCTGGGGTGCTGCCACCATTTTCAGTGATGAATCACCTACTCTCCTCTCAGTAATTGGAATTTTTATAATACTGCTGTTAACAGCTTGGTCAATATCCAGGTGGAGGAAACCTCAGTTGAAGACAATTTACGATCTAGAAAAAGGGAGATATATAATTACGCGAGTTGGTAGATAA
- the LOC112801619 gene encoding probable apyrase 6 isoform X2, whose product MRRSNARNRVASNSNSDNNSKKMMDPAMKLQLRSATTTTTSSPSRPSLFPRHIPKPSTTTTSKSRFACIATLLLTLLLLLTYKIISSKSSPSSSYSSSHQRVRYGIILDGGSTGTRIHVLRSGGGGGIKERELLDLGSMRVNPGLSSFAKDPEGAGRSVSELVEFGKGKVPREKWAHTEIRLMATAGMRLLGPEAQGRILEACRRVLRSSGFKFRDDWASVITGSDEGIYAWVVANYALGTLGGDPLDTTGIIELGGASAQVTFVSRELTQSGSSHIVKFGNTTYNLYSHSFLHYGLNVAHDSWREALVSKDFNMASQSLQEGLRIDPCTPTGYLHNVESWKFSPSSGSDQSQYQPTVQTKGNFSECRSAALMLLQRGKDKCTHQHCDLGSNFIPHLQGRFLATENFFHTSKFFGLGSKAYLSELMSAGQNYCGEDWLRLKKKYISHDEEDLLRYCFSSAYIVAMLHDSLGIALNDERIKVANKVGDIPLDWALGAFILQTTTATDADVQNNHSWGAATIFSGGNLS is encoded by the exons ATGCGACGATCGAATGCACGAAATCGGGTCGCCTCAAATTCCAACAGCGACAATAACAGCAAAAAGATGATGGATCCGGCAATGAAGCTCCAGCTCCGTTCCGCAACCACCACCACAACCTCCTCCCCCAGCCGCCCCAGCCTCTTCCCGCGCCACATCCCCAAACCCTCCACAACCACCACCTCAAAATCACGATTCGCCTGCATCGCAACCCTCCTTTTAACCCTCCTCTTGCTCCTTACCTACAAAATCATTTCCTCAaaatcatcaccatcatcttCTTATTCCTCTTCCCACCAACGGGTGCGCTATGGTATAATCCTAGACGGTGGGAGCACGGGTACGCGGATCCACGTGTTGCGTAGTGGCGGCGGCGGTGGTATTAAGGAGAGGGAGTTGTTGGATTTGGGGTCGATGAGGGTGAACCCTGGGTTGTCGTCGTTCGCGAAGGATCCAGAAGGTGCAGGGAGGTCCGTTTCGGAACTTGTGGAGTTCGGGAAGGGGAAGGTTCCCAGGGAGAAGTGGGCCCACACCGAGATTAGGCTCATGGCCACCGCTGGGATGAGGTTGTTGGGCCCTGAGGCCCAAGGGAGGATATTGGAGGCTTGTAGGAGGGTCCTCCGTAGCTCCGGTTTCAAGTTTAGGGACGATTGGGCCTCTGTCATAACAG GCTCTGATGAAGGAATCTATGCTTGGGTTGTTGCTAATTATGCACTTGGCACTCTTGGAGGTGATCCCTTGGATACAACTGGGATTATTGAACTTGGTGGGGCATCTGCTCAG GTGACCTTTGTATCTAGAGAACTGACACAATCTGGGTCCTCACACATTGTTAAATTTGGGAACACCACTTACAATCTTTACAGCCACAGCTTTCTACATTATGGCCTG AATGTTGCTCATGACTCATGGAGAGAAGCACTTGTATCAAAAGATTTTAACATGG CTTCTCAATCTCTTCAGGAGGGGTTGCGAATAGATCCTTGTACACCTACTGGGTACTTGCATAATGTTGAGTCATGGAAGTTCTCTCCTAGCTCAGGGAGTGATCAAAGCCAATATCAGCCAACTGTTCAAACGAAAGGGAACTTTTCAGAGTGCAGATCTGCAGCATTGATGCTATTACAAAGAGGAAAAG ATAAGTGTACCCATCAGCATTGTGACTTAGGATCAAATTTCATACCTCACCTTCAAGGGAGATTCTTGGCCACAGAAAATTTCTTTCACACCTCAAAG TTTTTTGGATTGGGGTCAAAGGCATATCTGTCCGAATTGATGAGTGCTGGGCAAAATTACTGTGGGGAGGATTGGTTAAGGCTAAAGAAAAAATACATTTCCCATGATGAGGAAGATTTACTTCGATATTGCTTCTCTTCAGCATACATTGTTGCTATGCTTCATGACAGTCTTGGCATTGCTTTGAATGATGAAAG GATCAAGGTTGCTAATAAGGTTGGAGATATTCCCCTTGATTGGGCTTTGGGAGCTTTTATTCTCCAAACCACCACTGCCACTGATGCGGACGTACAGAACAATCATAGCTGGGGTGCTGCCACCATTTTCA GTGGAGGAAACCTCAGTTGA